The genomic segment TATTGTGAAGAATCGATTgcataataataagattatagACCAATGGatgaattataatttagttatatatattgaaaatgatgtatataataaaattgataatgagaTCATTATATGACGTTATCAAAGTATGAAAAGCCGTAAAGAATAATTGTAAAAagtttttgcattttaatattatcattattgtcttattttttaaattacattttttgtatttaagtttgCCCCCATTGAATCAAAATCCTAGCTTGCTCCTGAATTAGAGAGCACAAGATAATATCTATGCAAACACTTCAATATTTAAGTTAAGCACTTGAATTTAAAGAAAACTTATAATCAGTACtgaaattaatattagagaCATTCTTTTAAAGGtgaatatttatctatttatagaagagttTGGAGATTTATGAAAAACATCATTGATATTCAAGATTTCAATATGATTAGAACTCTTTGTCGATGAAGCTTATTCATTATGAGATTCTTGGAATGGTTTTTGGCATTATGTTTGCATTTTACTTGGGACTTCCTCGCCAAAAGCAAGATCGTTCTCTATGAGACCTTTTATTCTTTCAAAACCTTTCTTGTTGGTCTTCTTTTTGAAATTGTCATTGATTACTATGGGGAGACCCTAATCTATCAAAATTGTCAATAGCCTTCTAGTGAGTTTTGAGGTGCATACATTCTCCTCTTTTTGAAATTATCAATAATCTCtcaaaaactaaataattttttgagttttgagatatataCTTTTTCCTGTATTTAGAATTATCGACAGTCTCTTAAAAATTGAATAgtctcttaattttctttttcttggacTTAAGCTTTCTCTATAATAAGCTTAATCTCTAACACATcacattttattagaaaaatacatcacatttaattataatatatattataagattTTGCTATCCTATGTTTGGGCAAAAGATAATGggtaatttttatcatttttgaaATACACCTTTGAGCCTGataataaaatgttttatttttaaataatttattaatcaataaaaatacttgTACCGATAACACAagtcatattatttttcaaaaagaggAAGATAAAACTGTGAAATAACAGATAAAAGTATATCATGAGGAGGGGGGAAGGGGCGGGTGCACAGAGTTTGAAGAAGCAGAGACAAGGACTGACCGTCAAACGACGGCGGGGTAGACGTTACTTGTCGGGTTGTCGGTTCCCTGAAAAGtaaacaatttaataaaaatataaattataattactttctCTTCTCATTCAAATCAAACGAAACCGATTCTCGCATGCATccataacattatatatatatatgtatgtatgtatgtaatatcACCGtaccatttctctctcttctctcaggTGATTTCAGGCGGGCAGGCAGCCCGCCAGCCCACGCCACGCCACCTTTGTTCTGTTGGGATTTTGTTACTATTCACTGCCCCCTTCCATCGCCATTTCCACGTCAgctcttcaaatttttttcttagttttggAAAAATCAAGtaagtttttatatttatttaacccttttcaaaatacaatatttaatttgatcccataataatcaaattaaagaGAAAGGAACTATTTTTACACATCCCCTATCCTATTATCATGGGGTCCTTAATCTAACTCTAATGACTTAAAATAGCTTCAATTCACAGTGCATGAAACTGAGAAGTGTTGCCACATGTCTATTACTACTACTCCTCTAGAGCTCCACTGATCCTAATCAATCTTCTTACttttaacatatttaatttattttaaacaaatttttgcACTCTTTTGTGTAAATccctataaatataaatataaatattggaGCTAGCCATGTTTACAATTAGGAGGCATGGACATTAATTAGAATAATATTAGGAGTCATTAGTTATGAAACATTTTTTCATTAGATGAATCTAAAGAAATTATGTGTTGTTGTCTTCTTTGTTTATCATCTTTTCTAATGACATCATAACATTATGTTTAAGTATATGAATCAAAAGGGGATTTCACTTCTAATATATATGCATGGAAGGAAGGAGGAAGACGTGGACGTGGACAAAGAGGGGAGGGAAGGCATGCCATTAAAggtggatgatgatgatgattagaAATGGTACTCTGAGTCTGAGCAACCacccaacatatatataaaactgCCTCAGACTTTGCCGGCTTCGCTTCAGACCCATCCCTCCTTTTCCAGCTAAAACCTAAACCCCTCCCTTATTCTCTCTGCATGCAAAGCAAACCCTAGGAGCCCCAGTCCACTTaccttaatctctctctctctctctctctctctctccatcgtTGTCGCTTCCTTTTGGCCCCATCTCCATCCTCactattatatataaagctCAAAGGCATTTGGGATTTGCCGATCTCAGCTGAAATTGATTAATCAATCAATccaacatatacatatacaaatataatataatacgcGAACAGAGGGGATGATGGAGAGCGTGTACCAGAGGGTGCGGCGCCTAGCCGCCGGCAAGGCAGTGGTGGTGTTCACGGTGAGCGGCTGCTGCATGTGCCACGTGGTGAAGCAGCTGCTCTTCGGCCTCGGCGTGGGGCCTTCCATCGTCGAGCTCGACCACGACAAGGCCGGCGCCGACATCCACGCCCTCCTTTGCCAGCTCGCCGGTGGCAAGTCGCAGCAGCCGCTCCCGGCCGTCTTTGTCGGCGGGAAGTTCTTGGGCGGCATCGAGGCCGTGATGGCCTGCCACATCAATGGCACTCTAGTCCCTCTCCTCAAAGACGCCGGCGCTCTCTGGCTCTAACCATGACTACGCCCGCCGTCGACGACGTCATCACCGATCTAACATAATCGCCGGCAAATCTGACATTGCCCATGTTAGAAGATCATGACATTATCATGCTTTTTAACTATATAtcccatatatttatatatgtatatatagcgACAGTGATGAATCATGAATTAATTATTACGTAGAGACCATATGTCTCTACTCTGTGGTTCAGACTTCAGAGCTGTTTGGTTGCCCGGAAATATTAACGACAAGGTTGCTTAATCATAAACTGCCTCTCTCCAttaatcattttctctctttactTTCTTAGCAGAAACTATTTGTTAAGGATCAGTACACTTTTAGTTGCAGAAGTTATTACAGGCCACTTCTTCTTCACCCTTTGAGGTTTATGGGTTTGGTTGTAAACCTGCAATCGGTCGATATGaagcatgaaaatatatatgagGCATTCGTCAGAGAGAAACTGTTAACTCACAATGTATTTAATATAGGAAATGATTTGGGTAATTAATAATcctataatattaaaaaaagaaatatggttggcaattgaaaataattaatttatatttttctatgggAAAGTTGGGTAAGGACTAAGGatacatcatttttaatttcatggtGGGTAGAGGATAACaatattatcattttaaaaGGGGCAgtgacattaattaatttctagcAGAAATAAAGGgaaatatatattcatacaaATTTGTATataagaaattacaaaaattgattatttaacatataaatattaataggcGACttcattatatatacacatgcatgaaTCATGTAATTAATTACCTTATAAATACTAGCTAGGGTGGGTACCTTTTAAAAAGTGATGATTTGGGTATATGTGCTGTAAGAAGGTGTCACTTTCCTTTTTTCCCCAGCAAAAAGAGGTAAAGTTGAGAATTAATGGATATTTGTGTGCCATAGATCAAACTTAGTCTTTGTTTAATTCATGAGGCTAACTTTAAGTTATATAAGTGAAGAAAATTAAGTGTATCTAAAACTCATTCATCACACACATAATatctctattaaattttggtcataatttttttgggtCTTTTATATATCCCTTAAGCTCAATGAAATTAAATCACAAATGATCATCATATGAGATTTAGAAGTTTACTTAAATTTATGAAACTGGAAGGAACACCAGACTAATTAGTTCTTGACACAATTACTTATCATTTTATTAAgactattaattatatatcatgATAATTTTCTCTTATGTTTTGATCATATTTAAAATAGAACATACAAGTGAAATtggttcatttttttataaagaatcATGTTAGatatacatcatttttgtatattttcagttatataaaagggtattatga from the Diospyros lotus cultivar Yz01 unplaced genomic scaffold, ASM1463336v1 superscaf1, whole genome shotgun sequence genome contains:
- the LOC127793178 gene encoding glutaredoxin-C9-like; translation: MMESVYQRVRRLAAGKAVVVFTVSGCCMCHVVKQLLFGLGVGPSIVELDHDKAGADIHALLCQLAGGKSQQPLPAVFVGGKFLGGIEAVMACHINGTLVPLLKDAGALWL